In Pangasianodon hypophthalmus isolate fPanHyp1 chromosome 3, fPanHyp1.pri, whole genome shotgun sequence, a single genomic region encodes these proteins:
- the LOC113541887 gene encoding tandem C2 domains nuclear protein, with the protein MAMECIKNCCKIFLLKEKEPEPQIITVRPFASVPEAKVQKSALGVSEDYLLSKLPPDGKEIPFVLPSFRSSYIQPQGMQYSSYQAGLHGSARATYAERKAELSSAGQFTYDPTYPFNPGHVISDISPRTMRRPLLRGGHTLAFDQGVQQRLSTSMLDLSGPHGHIQRYDSVTSVPSSTSSIRDSFGSSRSIESSTVSSDDRERDLGKVCVRVSYQEAVEQVWITLVQCKDLCVFSDGGEQQRVGFKGVITMAKPVQFKTSVKEATSDVVFMETFVFTLNLEQLHGCALVLRLQTHTPRKRTQGQCVLSLRTLASQETEHWLDLSPPCKTHVCHAELQLSTCFQPVNSRIQLQILTAQNLPSSSSLLTQSFFVKVEMYSDGRFIMKRKTKLVKPSGGQVQWAESVLLPITSQDFSIQLSVRLYSRGSIRRKYLLGQVVLGFDSSSPEAVEQWTDSITHPEKVVTAWHRLSHS; encoded by the exons TCATTACAGTTCGACCCTTTGCATCGGTGCCAGAAGCCAAAGTTCAGAAAAGTGCGTTGGGTGTCTCAGAGGATTATCTTCTCTCCAAATTGCCTCCTGATGGCAAAGAAATACCCTTTGTACTCCCTTCGTTCAGATCCTCCTACATACAGCCACAAGGGATGCAGTACTCCAGCTACCAGGCCGGACTACACG gttcagcAAGAGCCACATATGCAGAGAGGAAGGCAGAGCTATCTTCTGCGGGTCAATTCACATATGACCCCACTTACCCCTTTAACCCGGGTCATGTGATCAGCGACATATCCCCGAGAACCATGAGACGACCCCTGCTGAGAGGCGGACACACATTGG CCTTCGACCAGGGCgtacagcagagactcagcACCTCCATGTTGGATCTGTCGGGTCCTCACGGCCACATTCAG cgctATGACTCAGTGACCAGTGTCCCGAGCAGCACATCCTCCATTCGGGATTCCTTTGGGAGCAGCCGTAGCATAG AATCCAGCACAGTGTCCAGTGATGACCGAGAGCGGGATTTGgggaaggtgtgtgtgcgcgtgagcTACCAGGAAGCAGTGGAGCAGGTGTGGATCACGCTGGTGCAG tgtaagGATCTGTGTGTATTCTCGGACGGTGGTGAGCAACAGAGGGTTGGCTTTAAAGGGGTCATCACCATGGCAAAGCCTGTGCAGTTTAAGACTTCAGTAAAAGAAGCGACATCA gACGTGGTGTTTATGGAGACGTTCGTATTCACTCTAAACCTGGAGCAGCTGCACGGTTGTGCACTGGTGCTGCGACTGCAGACACACACCCCTCGCAAGCGCACGCAGGGCCAGTGTGTGTTATCTCTCCGGACGCTCGCATCGCAGGAGACTGAGCACTGGCTGGACCTGAGTCCACCATGCAAGACACAC GTTTGTCACGCTGAGCTCCAGTTATCCACCTGCTTCCAGCCGGTCAACAGCCGAATCCAACTCCAGATCCTCACCGCTCAGAACctaccatcatcatcctcactcCTCACACAGA GTTTCTTTGTGAAAGTCGAGATGTACAGCGACGGACGCTTTATAATGAAGAGGAAGACGAAGCTGGTGAAGCCGTCCGGAGGGCAGGTGCAGTGGGCGGAGTCAGTGCTCCTGCCAATCACCAGTCAGGACTTCAGCATCCAGCTGTCAGTCAGACTCTACAGCCGTGGATCTATACGCAGGAAGTACCTGCTCGGACAG GTCGTCCTGGGTTTCGACAGCTCCTCACCGGAGGCTGTGGAGCAGTGGACCgactccatcacacacccagAGAAAGTGGTTACGGCATGGCACAGACTGAGCCACtcctga
- the plek2 gene encoding pleckstrin-2, with protein MDTQNTSVLKEGFLVKRGHVVHNWKVRWFVLKAEQLLYYRYEGGKRDSCHRGSIPLHGCEITCPYLEYENRPLVLRLKTNTTEEYFLEACSREERDEWAAEIGAAVRRLGPGDAKDPSPAVRKASRSLQLHSVNLSQVVDSMYDVHSGIKMNSHVEQGSTYINCFSGSAVVDWLVFTQLALTRVEAVTLASALLDEGCVRAVGVKSVAAVRNAALGEQFLDDSTALYSFADSFKKRGSVKSEKSISAVELSGRVQKRGYLVKQGHNVKNWKVRLFVLRSEPGFLHYYDPSKDDITPAGGFSLRGCLVSSLDDNGVPSGVKGKVQGNLFKIITQTDRHYFIQAPTHQEKMEWISAIKQQT; from the exons ATGGACACGCAGAACACCTCTGTTCTTAAAGAAGGCTTTTTGGTTAAGAGG GGTCACGTGGTTCACAACTGGAAGGTTCGGTGGTTCGTCCTGAAAGCCGAGCAGCTGCTTTACTACAGGTATGAGGGGGGAAAACGGGACTCGTGCCACCGAGGGAGCATCCCGTTACACGGCTGTGAGATCACCTGTCCTTACCTGGAATATGAAAACAGACCG CTGGTCCTGAGACTGAAGACCAACACTACGGAGGAGTACTTCCTGGAAGCGTGTTCTCGGGAGGAGCGAGACGAGTGGGCCGCAGAGATCGGTGCAGCTGTGAGGAGACTCGGCCCAGGCGATGCTAAAGATCCTTCTCCAGCTGTGCGTAAAGCTTCACGATCGCTGCAACTCCACAGCGTAAACCTCAG tcagGTGGTGGACTCCATGTATGACGTTCACAGCGGCATTAAGATGAACAGCCATGTGGAGCAGGGCAGCACCTACATCAACTGCTTCTCAG gctcgGCAGTGGTGGACTGGTTGGTGTTCACTCAGCTGGCTCTGACTCGGGTGGAGGCCGTGACTCTGGCGTCGGCTCTGCTCGACGAAGGCTGTGTGAGAGCTGTTGGAGTTAAGAGCGTAGCCGCCGTGAGGAACGCCGCTCTCGGAGAACAGTTCCTCGACGATTCTACGGCGCTCTACAGCTTC GCTGATAGCTTTAAGAAGCGGGGGAGTGTAAAGTCGGAGAAGTCCATATCTGCAGTGGAGCTGAGTGGAAGAGTGCAGAAGAGAGGTTACCTGGTCAAACAG ggaCACAATGTTAAGAACTGGAAGGTGCGACTCTTCGTGCTGAGGTCGGAGCCAGGTTTCTTGCACTACTACGACCCGAGCAAG GATGACATCACTCCAGCCGGCGGGTTCTCTTTACGCGGCTGTCTGGTCTCTTCTCTGGATGACAATGGCGTAccctcag GCGTGAAAGGTAAAGTCCAGGGGAACCTGTTTAAGATCATCACTCAGACGGACAGACATTACTTCATCCAGGCTCCCACACACCAGGAGAAGATGGAATGGATCAGCGCCATCAAGCAGCAAACATAA